The proteins below are encoded in one region of Sedimentibacter sp. zth1:
- a CDS encoding Lrp/AsnC family transcriptional regulator, which produces MSILDITDLRIVDILQKDGRISMKDLGRTVSLSPPAVAERVKRLEEAGIIERYKAIINNSKVGKPICALINAAIKPEKQDKFLKFAKESKEIVECHHVTGPYSMILKAYLTEMAHLEELVGKVQSYGNTETYIILSSPIENNPI; this is translated from the coding sequence GTGAGTATTTTGGATATTACAGATTTAAGAATAGTTGATATTCTACAAAAAGATGGAAGAATATCTATGAAAGATTTGGGAAGAACTGTTTCATTAAGTCCTCCTGCTGTTGCAGAAAGAGTTAAAAGATTAGAAGAAGCAGGTATCATTGAGAGATATAAAGCTATTATAAACAATAGTAAGGTAGGAAAACCAATATGCGCTCTTATTAATGCAGCTATTAAACCAGAAAAACAAGATAAATTTTTAAAATTTGCTAAGGAATCAAAGGAAATTGTTGAATGCCATCATGTAACTGGACCATATAGTATGATTTTAAAAGCGTATTTGACAGAAATGGCTCATTTAGAAGAATTAGTAGGTAAAGTTCAATCTTACGGTAACACTGAAACATACATTATATTATCAAGTCCTATTGAAAACAATCCTATTTAA
- a CDS encoding oxaloacetate decarboxylase subunit alpha, with the protein MTKVRITETSLRDGHQSLIATRLSSNEILPIVEEMDKAGFYSMEVWGGATFDSCLRFLNEDPWERLRKIRAKTKNTKLQMLSRGQNVLGYKHYADDIVEMFLKKAISEGIDIVRVFDALNDIRNLEKSINTIKKEGAHCQCAISYTTSPIHTKKFYIDLIKQFESCGADSICIKDMSGILLPYDAYGLIKDIKKVTNLPIELHNHCTSGIAQMTLLKAIEAGIDIIDTAISPLSSGTSQPATESMVYTLKGTEYDTGINTECLSKIADYFKPIMNKYVENKLLVPKVLMTEPKTLKYQVPGGMMSNMISQMKQLNASDKYEDVLAEIPRVREDLGYPPLVTPLSQMVGTQAVFNVISGGRYKIIPTEIKKYVQGLYGRPAVKISDEITKKIIGDEKVITQRPADLLEPEFDKNKKAIGDLAESTEDILSYTLFPQVAKDFLEKRRFDEFQNSERGTI; encoded by the coding sequence ATGACAAAAGTTAGAATTACTGAAACGTCTTTACGTGATGGTCATCAATCTCTTATTGCAACTAGATTGTCCAGCAATGAAATATTACCAATAGTAGAAGAAATGGATAAAGCCGGATTCTATTCAATGGAAGTATGGGGAGGAGCTACTTTTGACTCATGCTTAAGATTTCTTAACGAAGACCCTTGGGAAAGACTTCGTAAAATTAGAGCTAAAACTAAAAATACTAAACTTCAAATGCTATCAAGAGGTCAAAATGTATTAGGATACAAACACTACGCTGATGATATAGTTGAAATGTTTTTAAAAAAAGCAATATCTGAAGGTATTGATATAGTAAGAGTATTTGATGCTTTAAATGATATTAGAAACTTAGAAAAATCAATTAATACAATAAAAAAAGAAGGTGCTCATTGTCAGTGTGCAATTTCTTATACAACTAGTCCAATACACACTAAAAAATTCTATATTGATTTAATTAAACAATTTGAATCTTGTGGTGCTGACTCTATTTGTATTAAAGATATGTCTGGTATTTTATTACCATACGATGCTTATGGGCTTATAAAAGATATCAAAAAGGTTACAAATTTACCTATTGAATTACATAATCACTGCACAAGTGGTATAGCTCAAATGACTCTTTTAAAAGCAATAGAAGCTGGTATTGATATAATAGATACAGCAATTTCTCCATTATCTTCTGGAACAAGCCAACCAGCTACTGAATCGATGGTTTATACTTTAAAGGGCACTGAATATGATACTGGAATTAATACAGAATGTTTAAGCAAGATAGCTGATTATTTCAAACCAATTATGAACAAATATGTTGAAAATAAACTTCTTGTTCCAAAGGTATTGATGACAGAGCCAAAAACATTAAAATATCAGGTTCCTGGTGGAATGATGTCAAACATGATTTCTCAAATGAAGCAACTTAACGCTTCAGACAAATATGAGGATGTTTTAGCAGAAATTCCAAGAGTAAGAGAAGATTTAGGATATCCACCGCTTGTAACTCCATTAAGCCAAATGGTTGGAACGCAAGCTGTATTCAATGTTATATCAGGTGGAAGATACAAAATAATCCCTACTGAAATCAAAAAATATGTTCAAGGATTATACGGTAGACCAGCTGTTAAAATTTCTGATGAAATTACTAAAAAAATTATTGGAGATGAAAAAGTTATCACTCAAAGACCAGCTGATTTATTAGAACCTGAATTTGATAAAAACAAAAAAGCGATTGGAGATTTAGCTGAATCGACAGAAGATATATTATCATACACTTTATTTCCACAAGTTGCTAAAGATTTTTTAGAAAAAAGACGTTTTGATGAATTTCAAAACTCTGAAAGAGGAACCATTTAA
- the pruA gene encoding L-glutamate gamma-semialdehyde dehydrogenase, with product MNNGIFTINDFKNEPILNYSIGSKERKELETKLMELKNNNIEIPLIIGGKEIKTNNTKKCIIPYDKNKSIGFYHIAGEKEINMAIEAAMEAKEKWQNMNYDRRMLVFLKAAKLASTTWRATLNAATMLCQSKTFYQAEIDSACELIDFFNANCKALCDIYKMQPMNGVDSVNRVDYRPLDGFVYAITPFNFTAIASNLISAPAMAGNTVVWKPASSAVYSAYVVLKLLQAAGLPDGVINFIPGNASEISNIVMENENLAGVHFTGSTNVFNSMWTAVGKNISTYKSYPRLVGETGGKNFCMVHNTADIDTVVAALIRGSFEYQGQKCSATSRAYIPESMWTKIKEKLISEISTIKMGDAETRENLMSAVIDEKSYKKIKTYIEYTKNSSEAEIICGGKYDDSIGFFVEPTVIVTTNPYFKTMIEEIFGPVLTIFVYDDNSFYETLDNCAKSSKYALTGSIISNDKNVLNNAEDILQFSAGNLYINDKSTGSVVGQNPFGGSKASGTNDKAGSIINMLKWVSPRSIKETFTPTSNYRYQNML from the coding sequence ATGAACAACGGAATATTTACTATTAATGATTTTAAAAACGAACCAATATTAAATTACAGTATTGGAAGCAAAGAAAGAAAAGAATTAGAGACAAAATTAATGGAACTAAAAAATAATAATATAGAAATCCCACTTATTATAGGTGGTAAAGAAATAAAAACAAATAACACAAAAAAATGCATAATACCTTATGACAAAAATAAAAGTATCGGCTTTTACCATATTGCAGGAGAAAAAGAGATAAATATGGCTATAGAAGCAGCAATGGAAGCTAAAGAAAAATGGCAAAACATGAACTATGATAGAAGAATGCTAGTATTTTTGAAAGCTGCTAAGCTAGCATCTACAACTTGGAGAGCTACACTAAATGCTGCAACTATGTTATGTCAAAGCAAAACCTTTTATCAAGCTGAAATTGATTCAGCATGTGAATTAATTGATTTTTTCAATGCTAATTGCAAAGCACTTTGTGACATATATAAAATGCAACCTATGAATGGAGTTGACAGTGTAAATAGAGTTGATTATAGACCTTTAGACGGATTTGTATATGCAATTACACCTTTTAACTTTACTGCAATTGCATCAAACCTAATATCAGCACCAGCAATGGCTGGAAACACAGTTGTATGGAAACCTGCATCTTCTGCTGTTTATTCAGCATATGTTGTACTAAAACTATTACAAGCAGCTGGCCTACCAGATGGAGTAATCAATTTTATACCTGGAAATGCCAGTGAAATAAGCAATATAGTTATGGAAAATGAAAATCTTGCTGGAGTACATTTTACTGGATCAACAAATGTTTTTAACTCAATGTGGACAGCTGTTGGTAAAAATATATCTACATACAAAAGCTACCCTCGTTTAGTAGGGGAAACTGGTGGAAAGAACTTCTGTATGGTTCATAATACTGCTGATATTGATACAGTAGTTGCTGCGCTTATAAGAGGTTCATTTGAGTACCAAGGACAAAAATGCTCTGCAACCTCAAGAGCATATATTCCTGAAAGCATGTGGACTAAAATAAAAGAAAAGCTTATATCTGAAATTTCTACAATAAAAATGGGAGATGCAGAAACAAGAGAGAATTTAATGTCAGCAGTTATTGATGAGAAATCATATAAAAAAATAAAAACATATATAGAGTATACAAAAAATTCAAGTGAAGCTGAAATCATATGTGGTGGAAAGTATGATGACTCTATAGGATTTTTTGTCGAACCAACTGTTATAGTTACAACTAATCCCTATTTTAAAACAATGATAGAAGAAATTTTCGGACCAGTATTAACGATTTTTGTTTATGATGATAACAGTTTTTATGAAACTTTAGATAATTGTGCAAAATCAAGTAAATATGCTTTAACAGGTTCAATTATATCAAATGACAAAAACGTATTAAATAATGCAGAAGATATTTTACAATTTTCTGCAGGCAATTTATATATTAATGATAAAAGTACAGGCTCAGTTGTAGGTCAAAATCCATTTGGTGGTTCAAAAGCATCTGGTACAAATGATAAAGCAGGAAGTATTATAAACATGCTTAAATGGGTAAGTCCTCGTAGTATAAAAGAAACTTTTACACCTACATCAAATTATAGATATCAAAATATGTTATAA
- a CDS encoding aminoacyl-histidine dipeptidase, which produces MKNVLEGLKPEKVFYYFEELTKIPHGSKHEKQISDYLFNLCKNKGWEVIQDKALNLIIRKPATKGYENAPMILLQGHMDMVCEKNEGINHDFSKDPLKLRIIDNQIYATETTLGADNGIAVAMIFAIFDSDEIQHPALEALITVDEEMGMTGVQRLDGDMIKAKHLINLDSEEEGILTAGCAGGADIEFKVPSEKVESKLSNTCLIKVSGLAGGHSGGDADKEKGNSNKILARVLFDLLDEIELVSFNGGSKPNAIPREAKAVVKTNNIDSLKQKVDKWDKIIKNEYTFSDANVVITVENTKDEKQVLSKKVAEKIIACINIVPIGVLSKSTVIDLVISSNNLGIVTTDDNYVSINCHPRSSVMSLLTDSFEPSMRQLAKYLNVEYAAGDFYPGWEYAKESEIRDICAETYKEFTGKDAEVVAIHAGLECGYLLKKCKSLVDAISMGPNMEDIHSPNEHLDIGSVERTFNYLCEILKRIK; this is translated from the coding sequence ATGAAAAATGTATTAGAAGGATTAAAGCCAGAAAAAGTATTTTATTATTTTGAAGAATTAACTAAAATACCTCATGGTTCAAAACATGAAAAACAAATATCAGATTATTTATTTAATTTATGTAAAAATAAAGGCTGGGAAGTTATTCAGGATAAAGCTTTAAATTTAATAATCAGAAAACCTGCAACTAAAGGATACGAAAATGCTCCTATGATTTTGTTACAAGGTCATATGGATATGGTTTGTGAAAAGAATGAAGGCATAAACCATGATTTTTCTAAAGATCCACTAAAATTAAGAATTATCGATAATCAAATATATGCTACAGAAACAACACTTGGTGCAGATAATGGAATTGCTGTTGCTATGATATTTGCTATATTTGATTCAGATGAAATACAACACCCAGCATTAGAAGCACTTATAACTGTTGATGAAGAAATGGGCATGACAGGTGTTCAAAGGCTAGATGGTGATATGATAAAAGCAAAACATCTTATTAACCTTGATAGTGAGGAAGAAGGTATTCTAACTGCAGGATGCGCTGGTGGGGCTGATATAGAATTTAAAGTACCATCAGAAAAGGTAGAATCAAAATTAAGTAATACATGTTTAATTAAAGTTAGTGGGTTAGCAGGTGGACACTCTGGTGGAGATGCTGATAAAGAAAAAGGAAACTCAAATAAAATATTAGCAAGAGTACTATTTGATTTATTAGATGAAATTGAACTTGTTAGCTTCAATGGTGGTTCTAAACCTAATGCTATACCTAGAGAAGCAAAAGCTGTTGTAAAAACTAATAATATAGATTCATTGAAACAAAAAGTTGACAAATGGGATAAAATTATTAAAAATGAATATACATTCAGTGATGCAAATGTAGTTATAACTGTTGAAAATACAAAAGATGAAAAACAAGTTTTATCAAAAAAAGTTGCTGAGAAAATTATAGCTTGTATTAACATAGTTCCAATAGGAGTGTTGTCTAAGAGTACAGTTATAGATTTAGTTATATCATCTAATAACTTAGGTATTGTAACAACTGATGATAATTATGTTAGTATCAATTGTCATCCTAGAAGTTCTGTTATGTCTTTATTGACAGATAGTTTTGAACCTTCTATGAGACAATTAGCAAAATATTTAAATGTTGAATATGCTGCAGGAGATTTTTATCCAGGTTGGGAATATGCTAAAGAATCAGAGATAAGAGATATATGTGCTGAAACATACAAAGAATTTACAGGCAAGGATGCAGAAGTAGTAGCAATACACGCTGGACTTGAATGTGGTTATTTACTTAAAAAATGCAAATCATTGGTTGATGCTATATCTATGGGACCAAATATGGAAGATATTCATTCACCAAATGAACATTTAGATATTGGATCTGTTGAACGTACTTTTAATTACTTATGTGAAATATTAAAAAGAATAAAATAA
- a CDS encoding NAD(P)/FAD-dependent oxidoreductase translates to MLRIQQIKLPVDHSEKDLKAKIASTLKISEDIIKSIEIFRKSIDARKKDKILFIYTVDIELNEEIKIPKKNTSVTVVEPFLYNVEITGETELKNKPVIVGSGPAGLFCGLLLAEKGYKPIIIERGKMVEERVKDIEKFWSVGILNERSNIQFGEGGAGTFSDGKLNTLIKDRSKRGKKVLEEFIKAGAPSEIRYLNKPHIGTDILRNILVNIRKRIIELGGTFRFEERVLDICSKDNKLTRLITQNDILDANVAIFAIGHSARDTFEMLNESVTLEQKAFAIGVRIEHPQSMIDEAQYGEMANNPKLGSADYKFVHKCKNGRSVYTFCMCPGGMVTGAASEAEGVVTNGMSYHDRDLENANSALIVTVNPEDFDSDSPLAGIEFQRKYERLAYKIAGSNYNAPAQLFGDFANNVLSKSFGKIYPTYRPGVVFANLRECLPNYVCESLVEGINAFGNYIEGYNRKDAILTGVETRTSSPIRIIRDENFESSIKGIYPCGEGAGYAGGIMSAAIDGLKVAESIMKKYKPAK, encoded by the coding sequence ATGCTTAGAATTCAACAGATAAAATTGCCTGTTGACCATAGTGAAAAAGACCTAAAGGCAAAAATTGCTTCTACATTGAAAATTTCTGAAGATATAATAAAGAGCATTGAAATATTTAGAAAATCAATTGATGCAAGAAAAAAAGACAAAATACTATTTATATATACAGTTGACATAGAATTAAATGAAGAAATAAAAATACCAAAGAAAAATACAAGTGTTACAGTTGTTGAACCATTTTTATATAATGTAGAAATTACTGGAGAAACAGAACTTAAAAACAAACCAGTAATTGTTGGAAGCGGACCAGCTGGATTGTTTTGTGGCTTATTGCTAGCTGAAAAAGGATATAAGCCAATTATCATCGAACGTGGTAAAATGGTAGAAGAAAGAGTTAAAGATATAGAGAAATTTTGGAGTGTTGGGATACTAAACGAACGTTCAAATATTCAGTTCGGTGAAGGTGGTGCGGGTACTTTTTCAGATGGTAAATTAAATACTTTAATAAAAGATAGATCAAAAAGAGGAAAAAAGGTTTTAGAGGAGTTTATAAAAGCAGGTGCTCCATCAGAAATTAGGTACTTAAATAAGCCCCATATAGGGACAGACATACTAAGAAATATATTGGTTAATATTAGAAAGAGAATTATTGAGCTTGGTGGAACATTTAGATTTGAGGAAAGAGTTTTAGACATATGCTCAAAAGACAATAAGCTTACGAGATTAATAACACAAAATGACATATTGGATGCAAATGTAGCTATATTTGCAATAGGGCATAGTGCTAGAGATACATTTGAAATGTTAAATGAATCAGTTACATTAGAGCAAAAAGCATTTGCTATAGGAGTTAGAATTGAACACCCACAGAGCATGATAGATGAAGCACAATATGGAGAAATGGCTAATAATCCAAAGCTTGGATCGGCAGATTATAAATTTGTTCATAAATGTAAAAATGGAAGAAGCGTTTATACTTTCTGTATGTGTCCGGGTGGAATGGTAACTGGTGCTGCATCAGAAGCTGAAGGAGTTGTAACTAATGGAATGAGTTATCATGACAGAGATTTAGAAAATGCTAATAGTGCTCTTATAGTTACTGTTAATCCAGAGGATTTTGATTCAGATAGTCCGCTTGCAGGTATAGAATTTCAAAGAAAATATGAAAGACTTGCATATAAGATAGCAGGCTCAAATTACAATGCTCCAGCTCAATTGTTTGGAGATTTTGCTAATAATGTACTATCAAAAAGCTTTGGAAAAATATATCCTACCTACAGACCAGGTGTAGTATTTGCAAATTTAAGAGAATGCTTACCTAATTATGTATGTGAGAGCTTAGTTGAGGGTATTAATGCGTTTGGAAATTATATAGAGGGATATAATAGAAAAGATGCTATACTTACAGGTGTTGAAACTAGAACATCATCTCCAATAAGAATTATTAGAGATGAAAATTTTGAAAGCAGTATAAAAGGAATATATCCATGCGGTGAAGGTGCTGGCTACGCTGGAGGAATTATGTCTGCTGCAATTGATGGTTTAAAAGTTGCAGAGTCTATTATGAAAAAATATAAGCCTGCAAAATAA
- a CDS encoding DMT family transporter gives MKNIKNKTISIVCMLISALSFSIIQFCVKITPNISLMQKIFARNFFSLILAFFILKKNKICLLGKKENQKYLLFRSICGLLGVILFFYGAMMVDLSDGAILNKLSPFVIIILAAIFLKEKIKKFHIIAFLLALIGSYLVIKPKFDFSIIPYTILVISAILSGIAFTSLRALGDKENTYTIVFHYSLISVVSSIPFAFLNLNFENYINILILLGVGIFACVGQIALTYAFKFGKASEVSIYDYSNIIFSTLLGYFFLNETPDIWDMIGGFIIILSSIIIYIFSKKRNI, from the coding sequence ATGAAAAATATTAAGAACAAAACTATATCAATCGTATGTATGTTAATTTCAGCTTTGTCATTTTCAATTATTCAATTTTGTGTAAAAATAACACCAAATATTTCATTAATGCAAAAAATATTTGCAAGAAATTTTTTTAGCCTTATCTTAGCTTTTTTTATACTTAAAAAAAATAAAATTTGTTTACTAGGTAAAAAAGAAAATCAAAAATACCTTTTATTTAGGTCTATCTGCGGTTTATTAGGTGTAATATTATTTTTTTACGGTGCAATGATGGTTGATTTATCAGATGGTGCAATATTAAATAAACTTTCTCCTTTTGTGATTATTATACTTGCTGCTATATTTTTAAAAGAAAAAATCAAAAAATTTCATATAATTGCATTTCTTTTAGCTCTTATTGGCTCATATCTAGTTATAAAGCCTAAATTTGACTTTTCAATAATACCTTATACTATATTGGTGATATCAGCAATACTGTCTGGAATTGCGTTTACATCATTAAGAGCTTTAGGCGATAAAGAAAACACATATACAATAGTATTTCATTATTCATTAATTTCTGTAGTTAGTAGTATTCCATTTGCTTTTTTAAACTTAAATTTTGAGAACTATATAAATATTTTAATATTATTAGGTGTAGGTATATTTGCATGTGTTGGACAAATAGCATTGACTTATGCTTTTAAATTTGGGAAAGCATCGGAAGTTTCTATATATGACTATTCAAATATTATTTTTTCTACATTGCTAGGTTATTTTTTTCTAAATGAAACACCTGATATTTGGGACATGATTGGTGGTTTTATAATTATACTTTCTTCCATAATAATATATATTTTCAGTAAAAAGCGAAATATTTAA
- the lepB gene encoding signal peptidase I, whose amino-acid sequence MKYFVKEWVVPALIALVIVLLLNAFVFQLVTVPTGSMISTIMPKDRLYVNKIMDVDSVEREDILVFKSKELDKLLVKRLIGLPGEKVDIKSNGDVYINDVKLYEPYAVPTTTPCREQTFIIPEDCFFFLGDNRPVSKDARYWNEPFINKSEVRGRAVFRFFPFNRIGRIE is encoded by the coding sequence ATGAAGTATTTTGTAAAAGAGTGGGTGGTACCGGCATTAATTGCATTAGTTATTGTATTGCTACTAAATGCATTTGTTTTCCAACTTGTAACAGTGCCTACTGGTTCAATGATTTCAACGATTATGCCAAAGGATAGGTTGTATGTAAATAAAATTATGGACGTAGATAGTGTTGAAAGAGAAGACATATTGGTATTTAAATCGAAGGAATTAGATAAGTTATTGGTAAAAAGACTTATTGGATTACCTGGAGAAAAAGTAGATATAAAATCTAATGGTGATGTTTACATTAACGATGTTAAGCTTTATGAACCATATGCTGTTCCAACAACAACGCCTTGTAGAGAACAAACATTTATTATTCCTGAAGATTGTTTTTTCTTTTTAGGTGATAATAGACCTGTTTCAAAAGATGCAAGATATTGGAATGAACCTTTTATAAATAAAAGTGAAGTTAGAGGAAGAGCTGTGTTTAGATTTTTCCCATTTAATAGAATTGGAAGAATTGAATAA